The Candidatus Tectomicrobia bacterium genome includes a window with the following:
- a CDS encoding maleylpyruvate isomerase family mycothiol-dependent enzyme translates to MADLSWSASASWLARGNPRLTSLFRTFDEARWRAPSYCPGWTAAHVVSHMTSGARFYRGVIENGRKGLLAPPFGAKDIPEFRAIRAKQMEELLALPGAARADRFEEAVGALQRTLESLMPHELDLPGWHPRCPTPLRNFPDQRLYELILHEWDIRNEPESPLASPALGAAVEILKERLPFLWENTEHPRMDGRFRFETSAPVAAWEVETRGDKAALFKDQNGRCDARLSATASDMILLVCGRAPIAERRRAGRLLVDGDQAKADVLIESLFRPY, encoded by the coding sequence ATGGCGGACCTGTCCTGGAGCGCCTCGGCATCCTGGCTCGCGCGGGGGAACCCCCGCCTCACCTCCCTCTTCCGCACCTTCGACGAGGCGAGGTGGCGGGCGCCCAGCTACTGCCCCGGCTGGACGGCGGCCCACGTGGTGAGCCACATGACCTCGGGGGCGCGGTTCTACCGCGGCGTCATCGAGAACGGGCGCAAGGGGCTGCTCGCGCCCCCCTTCGGGGCGAAGGACATCCCCGAATTCCGGGCCATCCGGGCGAAGCAGATGGAGGAGCTGCTGGCGCTGCCGGGGGCGGCGCGGGCGGACCGCTTCGAGGAGGCGGTGGGGGCGCTCCAGCGCACCCTGGAGAGCCTCATGCCCCATGAGCTGGACCTCCCGGGCTGGCACCCGCGCTGCCCCACTCCCCTCCGCAACTTCCCCGATCAGCGCCTCTACGAGCTCATCCTCCACGAGTGGGACATCCGGAACGAGCCGGAGAGCCCGCTCGCCTCCCCCGCCCTGGGCGCGGCCGTCGAGATCCTCAAGGAGCGCCTCCCCTTCCTCTGGGAGAACACCGAGCACCCCCGGATGGACGGCCGCTTCCGCTTCGAAACCTCCGCACCGGTGGCGGCGTGGGAGGTGGAAACCCGCGGGGACAAGGCCGCCCTCTTCAAGGATCAGAACGGGCGGTGCGACGCCCGCCTCTCCGCCACGGCGAGCGACATGATCCTCCTGGTGTGCGGCCGGGCGCCCATCGCGGAGCGGAGGCGGGCCGGGCGGCTCCTCGTCGACGGGGACCAGGCAAAGGCGGATGTGCTCATCGAGTCCCTCTTCCGGCCGTATTGA
- a CDS encoding SGNH/GDSL hydrolase family protein gives MAAQMRSVAGPVLCVLLAFWGFGMAGDRDARPVKGRAPLEAVAPAGPWSAPGPYERSSRAVQSRGAAPGLRIPFPAADAYRLRIFYKLEGKAPGEALIGGQAVAQLEPGGWGRASFKSPLVRPGEPLPVAFRVPEGGKLILRRVDFQNYLVRAGSLALLKPAGGRGVPPSPGQTGLFLFALVFLGACLSLAGRGRREGEALDGPFWRWCGGAAGLLVLHQWLSPYPLHARPPALGAAFLAVSCTGVLARLAGGGRALLRRAGLAAAGVLIALLIAEGALRIWDPPISRPRIGSYAAYSEDYGWMNRPGAEGWQVDIRYHIRINRFGHRGGDYPEKKPEGEFRILGLGDSFAFGWGVAEEDTFLKVVERRFRAAGRRVRVMNAAVPAWHSSQSLHYLLREGLRFEPDLVVMSFFMDDVFPAQVDRFHRSAKARELRAEEASLRRKKNAASLRLYSLWFNYRKLLRAGREQRRLNPYPTFEAERERILSVSSQRDFEQIGSLREGLDRMIGEWEKAREAHRLPIVFTFIPAGGALGHPELQGHARALQRASLARGVPYVDAVSRLERQPDPRRLYLHPRDGHMSAAGHAVVGEAIAERILKEGWLKGGPADN, from the coding sequence ATGGCGGCGCAGATGCGATCGGTGGCCGGGCCCGTCCTGTGCGTCCTCCTGGCCTTCTGGGGGTTCGGCATGGCGGGGGATCGGGACGCGCGCCCCGTGAAAGGGCGGGCGCCCCTCGAGGCGGTTGCGCCCGCCGGCCCGTGGAGCGCCCCCGGCCCCTACGAGCGCTCGTCCCGCGCCGTCCAAAGCCGGGGGGCGGCCCCCGGGCTCCGGATCCCCTTTCCCGCGGCGGACGCCTACCGGCTCCGCATCTTCTACAAGCTCGAAGGGAAGGCGCCGGGCGAAGCCCTCATCGGCGGACAGGCCGTGGCCCAGCTCGAGCCGGGGGGGTGGGGCCGCGCCAGCTTCAAATCTCCCCTGGTCCGGCCGGGGGAACCCCTGCCCGTCGCCTTCCGGGTGCCCGAGGGAGGCAAGCTGATCCTCCGGCGGGTGGACTTCCAGAACTACCTCGTCCGGGCCGGCTCGCTCGCGCTTCTCAAGCCCGCGGGCGGCCGCGGCGTCCCCCCCTCGCCCGGGCAGACGGGCCTCTTCCTGTTCGCGCTCGTCTTCCTGGGCGCCTGCCTCTCGCTCGCCGGCCGGGGCCGCCGGGAGGGCGAGGCCCTGGATGGCCCCTTCTGGCGGTGGTGCGGCGGCGCGGCGGGGCTCCTCGTCCTCCATCAGTGGCTCTCGCCCTATCCCCTCCATGCCCGGCCGCCGGCGCTGGGGGCCGCCTTCCTGGCCGTCTCCTGCACGGGCGTCCTCGCGCGGCTGGCGGGGGGCGGGAGGGCCCTTCTGCGGCGGGCCGGCCTCGCGGCGGCGGGCGTCCTCATCGCGCTGCTGATCGCGGAGGGGGCCCTGCGGATATGGGACCCGCCCATCAGCCGCCCCCGCATCGGGAGCTACGCGGCCTACTCCGAGGACTACGGCTGGATGAACCGCCCCGGCGCCGAGGGCTGGCAGGTGGATATCCGGTACCATATCCGGATCAACCGCTTCGGCCACCGGGGAGGGGACTATCCCGAGAAGAAGCCGGAGGGGGAGTTCCGCATCCTGGGGCTGGGGGACTCCTTCGCCTTCGGCTGGGGGGTGGCGGAGGAGGACACCTTCCTCAAGGTGGTGGAGCGGAGGTTCCGCGCGGCGGGCCGCCGCGTCCGGGTGATGAACGCGGCCGTCCCCGCCTGGCACAGCTCCCAGTCCCTCCATTACCTTCTCCGCGAGGGTCTGCGCTTCGAGCCGGACCTCGTGGTGATGAGCTTCTTCATGGACGACGTGTTCCCGGCGCAGGTGGATCGCTTCCACCGGAGCGCCAAGGCGCGGGAGCTTCGGGCCGAGGAGGCGTCGCTGCGCCGGAAGAAGAATGCGGCCTCCCTCCGGCTCTACAGCCTCTGGTTCAACTACCGGAAGCTCCTCCGCGCCGGCCGGGAGCAGCGGCGGCTCAACCCCTACCCCACCTTCGAGGCGGAGCGGGAGAGGATCCTCTCCGTCTCCTCCCAGCGGGATTTCGAGCAAATCGGCTCCCTCCGCGAAGGGCTGGACCGGATGATCGGCGAGTGGGAGAAGGCGCGCGAGGCGCACAGGCTGCCCATCGTCTTCACCTTCATCCCGGCGGGCGGGGCCCTGGGCCATCCCGAGCTGCAGGGGCACGCCCGCGCCCTCCAGCGGGCGAGCCTGGCGCGCGGCGTCCCCTACGTGGACGCGGTGTCCCGCCTGGAGCGCCAGCCCGACCCGCGCAGGCTCTACCTCCACCCGCGCGACGGCCACATGAGCGCGGCGGGCCACGCCGTGGTGGGGGAGGCGATCGCCGAGCGGATATTGAAGGAAGGCTGGCTGAAAGGCGGACCGGCCGACAATTGA
- a CDS encoding ABC transporter permease — protein sequence MEGEAAPRSFWREAVRNVTFRKPLGAAGAFIILLMIAMALLAPVIAPYNPVANVYEKIHQPPSFENWLGTDQFGRDILSRIIYGARTALLVGFVSSLIGATLGLLLGVASAYFGGRFDLIFQRVMDVFMAFPLIIMALAVVSIFGTGVQNVIIAITIPFIPRCARVVRSSALAIREIPYVDAARALGFRHGRIIVRHMVPNVMAPYLIMLTSFMAQAILLEASLSYLGLGVQEPVPAWGLMLQGGAEEYAESAPWIAIFPGLAISLSVFAFNLFGDALRDALDPRLRSD from the coding sequence ATGGAAGGCGAGGCCGCTCCGCGCAGCTTCTGGCGCGAGGCCGTCCGGAACGTGACCTTCCGCAAGCCCCTCGGGGCGGCGGGGGCGTTCATCATCCTCCTCATGATCGCCATGGCTCTCCTGGCGCCGGTCATCGCGCCCTACAACCCCGTGGCGAACGTCTATGAGAAAATCCATCAGCCGCCGAGTTTCGAGAATTGGCTGGGGACCGATCAGTTCGGCCGGGACATCCTGAGCCGCATCATCTACGGCGCACGCACGGCGCTTCTGGTGGGCTTCGTCTCCTCTCTTATCGGAGCGACCCTGGGCCTGCTCCTCGGCGTGGCCAGCGCCTACTTCGGCGGGCGCTTCGACCTCATCTTCCAGCGGGTGATGGACGTATTCATGGCCTTCCCGCTCATCATCATGGCGCTGGCGGTCGTGTCGATCTTCGGCACGGGCGTCCAGAACGTCATCATCGCCATCACCATTCCCTTCATCCCCCGTTGCGCCCGCGTGGTGCGATCGAGCGCCCTCGCCATCCGCGAGATCCCCTACGTGGACGCCGCCCGCGCGCTGGGCTTCCGGCACGGCCGGATCATCGTCCGCCACATGGTCCCCAACGTGATGGCCCCCTACCTGATCATGCTGACCTCCTTCATGGCCCAGGCCATCCTCCTGGAGGCCTCCCTCTCCTACCTGGGGCTGGGCGTGCAGGAGCCGGTCCCCGCCTGGGGCCTCATGCTCCAGGGCGGGGCCGAGGAATACGCCGAGAGCGCCCCGTGGATCGCCATCTTCCCCGGCTTGGCCATCAGCCTCTCCGTCTTCGCCTTCAACCTGTTCGGGGACGCCCTGCGGGACGCCCTGGATCCCCGGCTCCGCTCCGACTGA
- a CDS encoding xanthine dehydrogenase family protein subunit M, whose translation MIPAPFDYKRPGTLEEAIALLREHGEGARLLAGGHSLLPILKARLARPAVLVDIARIPGLAGITKTARGLLIGALTAHHEVETSPLVREGCPLLAEAAGRIGDVQVRNRGTLGGSAAHADPAADYPAALLALEAVMLAAGPEGARRIPALDFFTGPYESALGPAEILTAVEVPSLPPRSGGAYLKAAQQASGFAVCGAAAIVTLDGGRIASARLGITGVAPAAYRARRVEEALAGGAASPGAIQKAAALAAEGIEPLDDFHTSAEFRAHLARVYAGRALHEALKRAGG comes from the coding sequence GTGATCCCCGCCCCCTTCGACTACAAGCGCCCCGGCACGCTGGAGGAGGCGATCGCCCTCCTCCGCGAGCACGGCGAGGGCGCCAGGCTCCTCGCCGGGGGGCACAGCCTCCTGCCCATCCTCAAGGCCCGGCTCGCACGCCCGGCCGTGCTCGTCGACATCGCCCGCATCCCCGGCCTCGCGGGGATCACGAAGACGGCCCGCGGCCTCCTCATCGGGGCGCTGACGGCGCATCACGAGGTGGAGACCTCCCCCCTCGTCCGCGAGGGCTGCCCCCTCCTGGCCGAGGCGGCCGGACGGATCGGGGACGTCCAGGTGCGCAACCGCGGCACCCTCGGCGGGAGCGCCGCCCACGCCGACCCGGCGGCGGACTACCCCGCCGCCCTCCTCGCCCTCGAGGCGGTGATGCTCGCCGCCGGGCCGGAGGGCGCGCGCCGCATCCCGGCCCTGGACTTCTTCACGGGCCCCTACGAGAGCGCGCTGGGGCCGGCCGAGATACTCACCGCCGTCGAGGTTCCCTCGCTCCCCCCCCGGAGCGGCGGGGCCTATCTCAAGGCCGCCCAGCAGGCGAGCGGCTTCGCCGTGTGCGGGGCGGCGGCGATCGTGACCCTGGACGGCGGGAGGATCGCCTCGGCGCGCCTCGGGATCACCGGGGTGGCCCCCGCGGCCTACCGCGCCCGCCGGGTCGAGGAGGCCCTGGCCGGGGGGGCGGCCTCGCCCGGGGCCATCCAGAAGGCGGCCGCCCTCGCCGCCGAGGGAATCGAGCCCCTGGACGACTTCCACACCTCGGCGGAGTTCCGGGCCCACCTGGCGCGGGTCTACGCCGGGCGGGCGCTCCATGAGGCGCTCAAGCGGGCGGGGGGATAG
- a CDS encoding maleylpyruvate isomerase family mycothiol-dependent enzyme has protein sequence MTDAPWRIAIPWLKRENARFHEYLRGMSEADWRGPTLCPEWSAAQVVGHMTGGAASYADRVEAALEGRVIFGLGARSAEEFAARRAAIMEEALALPGPERVARLAEADRRLDEALARLGPGDLDRPTWHRKGSLPLRLFPGQRLCEVILHRRDLGNGPEAPVETEAIGTVARVLEERIPRQFEGAPDKALAGRFRVEVTEPAHAFTLEAREGALALVSGDAFDARLGAGTGDMLLLLTGRADPAAREAQGRLRVEGDRARAEALMRAVFRPI, from the coding sequence ATGACGGATGCGCCCTGGAGAATCGCCATCCCCTGGCTCAAGCGCGAGAACGCGCGCTTCCACGAATACCTTCGCGGCATGAGCGAGGCGGACTGGCGCGGGCCCACCCTCTGCCCGGAGTGGAGCGCCGCCCAGGTGGTGGGCCACATGACCGGCGGGGCGGCCTCCTACGCGGATCGGGTGGAGGCCGCCCTGGAGGGCCGGGTCATCTTCGGGCTGGGCGCCCGATCGGCGGAGGAGTTCGCCGCCCGGCGCGCGGCCATCATGGAGGAGGCGCTCGCCCTGCCCGGCCCGGAGCGCGTCGCGCGGCTCGCCGAGGCGGACCGGCGGCTGGACGAGGCCCTGGCCCGCCTCGGGCCCGGGGACCTGGACCGGCCCACCTGGCACCGCAAGGGGAGCCTGCCGCTGCGCCTCTTCCCGGGCCAGCGCCTCTGCGAGGTGATCCTCCACCGCCGCGATCTCGGCAACGGCCCGGAGGCCCCGGTCGAGACCGAGGCCATCGGCACCGTGGCGCGGGTGCTGGAGGAGCGCATCCCGCGCCAGTTCGAGGGGGCGCCGGACAAGGCGCTCGCGGGCCGCTTCCGCGTCGAGGTGACGGAGCCCGCCCACGCCTTCACCCTGGAGGCCCGGGAGGGCGCCCTCGCCTTGGTTTCCGGCGATGCCTTCGACGCCCGCCTGGGGGCGGGGACGGGGGACATGCTCCTTCTCCTGACGGGCCGGGCCGATCCGGCCGCGCGCGAGGCGCAGGGCCGCCTCCGCGTCGAGGGGGACCGGGCGAGGGCGGAGGCCCTCATGCGGGCGGTGTTCCGGCCGATCTGA
- a CDS encoding ABC transporter permease: MHKYILKRTLLMIPTLFGAAVLVFVLLRLIPGDTCELRLAGTGAYFDESALKVCREQAGLNRPMAAQFLDWMWGIVRLDFGYSMWTGQPVTAEIALRFQLSLQVAIMATLAATILAIPLGTISAIKQDTWVDYVVRGFSIAGLAMPSFWLGILIILGLLISTQRFLGEPWMPPLEYIPIWEDPGRNLIQLVWPALATGYRYSAVATRMTRSALLEVLREDYVRTARAKGLIEKLIMRRHALKNALLPVTTVIGLEFAFLIGGLVVTEQVFNLNGVGKLFVEAVSHHDYTLTQALVMLVAFVFILTNFVIDIFYAWIDPRIRYR; the protein is encoded by the coding sequence ATGCACAAGTACATCCTCAAGCGGACCCTGCTCATGATCCCCACGCTCTTCGGGGCGGCGGTGCTCGTATTCGTGCTGCTCCGGCTGATCCCGGGTGACACGTGCGAGCTCCGCCTGGCCGGGACCGGCGCCTATTTCGACGAAAGCGCGCTCAAGGTGTGCCGGGAGCAGGCCGGCCTGAACCGGCCCATGGCCGCCCAGTTCCTCGACTGGATGTGGGGCATCGTGCGCCTCGACTTCGGTTACTCCATGTGGACGGGCCAGCCCGTCACGGCCGAGATCGCCCTCCGCTTCCAGCTTTCCCTCCAGGTGGCCATCATGGCCACCCTCGCCGCCACGATCCTCGCCATCCCGCTGGGCACCATCTCGGCGATCAAGCAGGACACCTGGGTGGACTACGTGGTGCGCGGCTTCAGCATCGCCGGCCTGGCGATGCCCTCCTTCTGGCTCGGCATCCTCATCATCCTGGGCCTGCTCATCTCCACCCAGCGCTTCCTGGGGGAGCCGTGGATGCCGCCGCTCGAATACATCCCCATCTGGGAGGACCCGGGGCGGAACCTCATCCAGCTCGTCTGGCCCGCGCTGGCGACGGGCTACCGCTACTCCGCCGTCGCCACCCGGATGACGCGCTCGGCCCTGCTCGAGGTTCTGCGCGAGGACTACGTCCGCACGGCCCGCGCCAAGGGCCTCATCGAGAAGCTGATCATGCGCCGCCACGCCCTCAAGAACGCCCTCCTCCCGGTGACGACGGTCATCGGCCTGGAGTTCGCCTTCCTCATCGGAGGGCTGGTGGTGACCGAGCAGGTGTTCAACCTGAACGGCGTGGGCAAGCTGTTCGTCGAGGCGGTGTCCCACCACGATTACACCTTGACCCAGGCGCTCGTGATGCTCGTGGCGTTTGTCTTCATCCTGACGAACTTCGTCATCGATATCTTCTACGCGTGGATCGATCCGCGCATCCGGTACCGCTAG
- a CDS encoding alpha-amylase, with translation MTAPWPANPLLYEINTRVWLRELAGGGKGARPLPLDRVPEDALLRLKETGWDAIWLMGVWKGSPEGVRIARAHPGLREEYRRALPDLAEEDVIGSPYAVGAYEAAPELGGDAALLHLRERLAAHGIRLILDFVPNHLARDHAWTGEHPGAFIQGSEEDLRREPGDFFRGPGGHVLAHGRDPNFPGWTDTVQLNYASPEARELMRGELARIAGLCDGVRCDMAMLLLPLVMERTWGGRLGPNPVLESFWPGAIAAARERNPGFIFIAEAYWGLEGALQLEGFDYTYDKWLYDRLRAEDPGAVRDHLRASVDYQRHCARFVENHDEDRAARAFGPARWLPAAAVSFGAPGLKLFHEGQLEGRKVRPPVQLARRPTEPPDPEVEAGHRRLIAFLREPVFREGEFSLPDVNSAGPEDSSNERIIALHWAGRGGGRVLIAANLGEIPAFARIPLPAGTGAPSWTLLDRWDGSRYLRAEVEMAGLGLFVALKPWQVHLFEMTPGG, from the coding sequence ATGACCGCCCCCTGGCCCGCCAACCCCCTCCTCTACGAGATCAACACGCGCGTGTGGTTGCGCGAATTGGCGGGCGGCGGGAAGGGCGCGCGGCCCCTTCCGCTGGATCGGGTCCCCGAGGATGCCCTCCTCCGCTTGAAGGAAACCGGCTGGGACGCCATCTGGCTCATGGGGGTGTGGAAGGGCTCGCCCGAGGGGGTGCGGATCGCCCGGGCCCATCCGGGCCTCCGGGAGGAGTACCGCCGCGCCCTCCCGGACCTGGCGGAGGAGGACGTCATCGGCTCCCCCTACGCCGTGGGTGCCTATGAGGCCGCTCCCGAGCTGGGAGGGGACGCCGCCCTCCTGCACCTTCGGGAGCGGCTGGCGGCGCACGGCATCCGCCTCATCCTCGATTTCGTCCCCAACCACCTGGCCCGCGACCACGCCTGGACGGGGGAGCACCCCGGGGCCTTCATCCAGGGCTCGGAGGAGGACCTGCGGCGCGAGCCCGGGGACTTCTTCCGGGGCCCCGGGGGGCACGTCCTCGCCCACGGCCGGGACCCCAACTTCCCCGGCTGGACCGACACGGTTCAGCTCAACTACGCCTCCCCGGAGGCGCGGGAGCTGATGCGCGGGGAGCTCGCCCGCATCGCCGGGCTCTGCGACGGGGTGCGCTGCGACATGGCCATGCTGCTCCTCCCCCTTGTGATGGAGCGCACCTGGGGCGGCCGGCTGGGGCCCAATCCCGTCCTGGAGAGCTTCTGGCCCGGGGCCATCGCCGCCGCGCGGGAGCGGAACCCCGGCTTCATCTTCATCGCCGAGGCTTACTGGGGGCTCGAGGGGGCGCTCCAGCTCGAGGGCTTCGACTACACCTACGACAAGTGGCTCTACGACCGCCTCCGGGCGGAGGACCCGGGCGCGGTGCGGGACCACCTCCGGGCCTCGGTGGACTACCAGCGGCACTGCGCCCGCTTCGTCGAGAACCACGACGAGGATCGCGCCGCCCGTGCCTTCGGCCCCGCTCGCTGGCTCCCCGCCGCGGCCGTCAGCTTCGGCGCCCCCGGCCTCAAGCTCTTCCACGAGGGCCAGCTCGAGGGGAGGAAGGTGCGCCCCCCCGTCCAACTCGCCCGGCGCCCGACCGAGCCCCCCGACCCGGAGGTGGAGGCCGGCCACCGGCGGCTGATCGCCTTCCTGCGGGAGCCGGTTTTCCGCGAGGGGGAGTTCTCGCTCCCCGATGTGAATTCCGCGGGGCCGGAGGATTCCTCGAACGAGAGAATCATCGCCCTCCACTGGGCCGGGCGCGGCGGAGGCCGCGTCCTCATCGCCGCCAACCTGGGCGAAATCCCCGCATTCGCCCGCATCCCCCTGCCCGCCGGCACGGGCGCCCCCTCCTGGACCCTCCTCGACCGCTGGGACGGCAGCCGCTACCTGCGCGCGGAGGTGGAGATGGCCGGGCTGGGCCTCTTCGTCGCGCTCAAGCCCTGGCAGGTGCACCTGTTCGAGATGACGCCGGGGGGGTGA
- a CDS encoding NYN domain-containing protein, with protein sequence MKLLIDGYNLIPAIPELGRLLRRDLEAGREALLGRLRAYRRAAREPLSITVAFDGKGGAGAGPGGGGIRVLFSRNETADELILRLLRGEMKGAVLVTSDRALGAAAQGQAGAVLRSGEFAGRLERAQAPASSAEPWMDEEKPEEAPPARSLTTKKKGNPRKLPKKERERKRRLDKL encoded by the coding sequence GTGAAGCTCCTCATCGACGGCTACAACCTCATCCCCGCCATCCCGGAGCTGGGCCGCCTCCTCCGCCGGGACCTGGAGGCGGGCCGGGAGGCGCTGCTCGGCCGGCTCCGCGCCTACCGCCGCGCGGCGCGGGAGCCCCTCTCCATCACGGTGGCCTTCGACGGCAAGGGCGGCGCCGGGGCGGGGCCCGGCGGCGGGGGCATCCGGGTGCTCTTCTCGCGGAACGAGACGGCGGACGAGCTGATCCTCCGCCTGCTGCGCGGGGAGATGAAGGGCGCCGTCCTCGTCACCTCGGACCGGGCCCTCGGCGCCGCGGCGCAGGGGCAGGCGGGCGCCGTGCTGCGCTCGGGGGAGTTCGCCGGGCGGCTCGAGCGGGCCCAGGCTCCGGCGAGCTCAGCCGAGCCGTGGATGGACGAGGAGAAGCCAGAGGAAGCGCCTCCCGCTCGAAGCCTCACGACGAAGAAGAAGGGCAACCCCCGCAAGCTCCCCAAGAAGGAGCGCGAGCGGAAGAGGAGATTGGATAAGTTATAG
- a CDS encoding ABC transporter substrate-binding protein, with protein MNRLSMRTALALGAALALALAGFAATAEAAPKKGGVLKYIIPAEPPSYDGHRETTFGLIHPIAPFYSLLIRVNPDNPASPTDFVCDVCTEMPKPTDGGKKYTFKMRKDVKFWDGQPLTAKDVEATYKKIIFPPEGVASARKGQFSMVAKVSAPDDGTVVFDLKYPSGAFLPALATPYNFLYSAKKLAQDIHWYEKNILGSGPFKFKQHQRGAFIEGERNPDYHFKGVPYLDGFHGIFSDKLAVRVNAIRSGQAYIEFRGFPPSHRNDLKKALGDKLTVQESDWNCSLLINPNHLKKPFDDPRVRRALTLAIDRWGGSQYLSKTAIVKPVGGVVFPGHPLAAKKEELEKIAGYWPDIKKSRAEAKRLLKEAGIPEGFEFTLHNRGVDQPYKIVGTWLIDQWRQVGLKVKQWVQPTGPFYQVLRSKSQQYDVSMDFNCQAVVNPLADVSKYLSYDKSGSNHANYINREVDGLYEKMNRSGDVEEQRAVMRQFEKLVLDEQAHYFVTLWWYRIIPHRSIVKGWKISPSHYLNQDLSNIWLEE; from the coding sequence ATGAATCGCTTGTCGATGAGAACGGCCCTGGCGCTCGGGGCGGCCCTGGCGCTCGCGCTGGCTGGCTTCGCGGCCACGGCGGAAGCCGCTCCCAAGAAGGGAGGAGTGCTCAAGTACATCATCCCCGCGGAGCCGCCAAGCTACGACGGGCACAGGGAAACCACCTTCGGGCTCATCCACCCGATCGCGCCCTTCTACAGCTTGCTGATCCGGGTGAACCCCGACAACCCCGCATCTCCCACCGATTTCGTGTGCGACGTCTGCACCGAAATGCCCAAGCCCACGGACGGGGGGAAGAAGTACACGTTCAAGATGCGCAAGGACGTCAAGTTCTGGGACGGCCAGCCGCTCACGGCGAAGGATGTCGAGGCCACCTACAAGAAGATCATCTTCCCTCCGGAGGGAGTGGCCAGTGCCCGCAAGGGCCAGTTCTCCATGGTGGCGAAGGTGAGCGCGCCGGACGACGGGACGGTGGTTTTCGATCTGAAGTATCCCTCCGGGGCCTTCCTCCCCGCGCTGGCGACCCCGTATAATTTCCTCTACAGCGCGAAGAAGCTCGCCCAGGACATACACTGGTACGAGAAGAACATCCTGGGCTCCGGGCCCTTCAAGTTCAAGCAGCACCAGCGGGGGGCCTTCATCGAGGGCGAGCGCAACCCTGACTATCACTTCAAGGGCGTGCCCTACCTGGACGGCTTCCACGGCATCTTCTCCGACAAGCTGGCGGTGCGCGTGAACGCCATCCGGAGCGGCCAGGCCTACATCGAGTTCCGGGGCTTCCCGCCCAGCCACCGCAACGACCTGAAGAAGGCGCTGGGGGACAAGCTCACCGTCCAGGAGAGCGACTGGAACTGCTCCCTCCTCATCAACCCGAACCACCTCAAGAAGCCTTTTGACGACCCGCGCGTCCGCCGGGCGCTCACCCTCGCGATCGACCGCTGGGGCGGCTCGCAGTATCTCTCCAAGACCGCCATCGTGAAGCCGGTGGGGGGCGTGGTGTTCCCCGGCCATCCCCTCGCGGCGAAGAAGGAGGAACTGGAGAAAATCGCCGGCTACTGGCCCGACATCAAGAAGTCCCGGGCCGAGGCGAAGCGGCTCCTGAAGGAGGCGGGCATTCCGGAGGGATTCGAGTTCACCTTGCACAACCGCGGCGTGGACCAGCCCTACAAGATCGTGGGCACCTGGCTCATCGACCAGTGGCGGCAGGTGGGCCTCAAGGTGAAGCAGTGGGTGCAGCCGACGGGCCCCTTCTATCAGGTGCTCCGCAGCAAGTCCCAGCAGTATGACGTGAGCATGGACTTCAACTGCCAGGCGGTGGTGAATCCTTTGGCCGACGTGTCCAAGTACCTGTCCTACGACAAGTCGGGCAGCAACCACGCGAATTACATCAACCGCGAGGTGGACGGGCTCTACGAGAAGATGAACCGATCGGGGGACGTCGAGGAACAGCGGGCGGTCATGCGGCAGTTCGAGAAGCTCGTGCTGGATGAGCAGGCCCATTACTTCGTCACCTTGTGGTGGTACCGGATCATCCCGCACCGCTCCATCGTGAAGGGATGGAAGATCAGCCCGAGCCACTACCTGAACCAGGACCTGTCCAACATCTGGCTCGAGGAATAG